Proteins encoded together in one Lathyrus oleraceus cultivar Zhongwan6 chromosome 5, CAAS_Psat_ZW6_1.0, whole genome shotgun sequence window:
- the LOC127079630 gene encoding uncharacterized protein LOC127079630 → MAEIINDQPPPPPPPPPTNPPAPFNAKDFAVQKGYWLTGKNYFQWSQFIRHTLKCCDMLDHIEGNPPLVTAPNFPSWDKDDSAIITWLWNSISPEISRNCMYLSSAKAVWEYFRRSYSMKQDMSSYYDLKRKIFNTKQGNLSITEYFGVLNGFWIELDKY, encoded by the coding sequence ATGGCTGAGATTATTAACGATCAACCACCTCCACCTCCACCTCCACCTCCCACAAATCCACCAGCCCCATTTAATGCTAAGGATTTTGCCGTTCAAAAAGGTTATTGGCTTACCGGCAAAAATTATTTTCAATGGTCTCAGTTCATCAGACACACTCTAAAATGTTGCGACATGCTTGATCATATTGAAGGAAATCCTCCTCTGGTTACTGCTCCTAACTTCCCTTCCTGGGATAAAGATGATTCTGCTATTATTACTTGGCTTTGGAACTCCATATCTCCAGAAATTAGTAGAAATTGCATGTATCTCTCAAGTGCAAAGGCAGTTTGGGAGTATTTTCGTCGCAGTTATTCCATGAAACAAGATATGTCTTCTTATTATGATTTAAAGAGGAAAATCTTCAACACTAAGCAGGGAAATCTTTCGATCACTGAGTATTTTGGAGTTCTCAATGGTTTTTGGATTGAGTTGGATAAGTATTAG